One segment of Streptomyces sp. YIM 121038 DNA contains the following:
- a CDS encoding PASTA domain-containing protein, whose product MPRTPGDAGPLEVRVPRFVGLMAMDARKRAVERGVRLVAGDRSELDDVVLEYVVRQYPLPEVEVPRGAVVTVWFDLGPGEGEGGAGVREPRLPGPADGGLQRELAEPPGQPEVGVGG is encoded by the coding sequence GTGCCGAGGACGCCGGGGGACGCCGGGCCGCTGGAAGTGCGCGTGCCGCGCTTCGTGGGCCTGATGGCGATGGACGCGCGCAAGAGGGCCGTCGAGCGCGGCGTGCGCCTGGTGGCGGGTGACCGTTCCGAACTCGACGACGTGGTCCTCGAGTACGTCGTGCGCCAGTACCCGCTGCCGGAGGTCGAGGTTCCGCGCGGTGCCGTCGTGACCGTGTGGTTCGACCTCGGCCCCGGCGAGGGCGAGGGCGGCGCCGGGGTGCGCGAGCCGCGGCTGCCCGGCCCGGCGGACGGCGGCCTCCAACGGGAACTGGCCGAGCCGCCGGGACAGCCGGAGGTCGGCGTCGGGGGCTGA
- a CDS encoding GNAT family N-acetyltransferase, translated as MSDVSELDDAPHRTRTAPAVGLRVPTHEDAFVWHRLFDDPQVMEYVGGGVSSELSVYEELTARQRRHDAELGFCLWTLLAPDGEPVGLAGAQPWPREWGPTGEIEIGWRIARSAWGNGYATAAARASLDRLRAAGVPSVVAVIDVRNERSMAVAARLGMERQETYDVPGANRRACCYRVGL; from the coding sequence GTGAGCGACGTGAGCGAGCTGGACGACGCCCCCCACCGGACCCGCACCGCCCCCGCCGTCGGCCTGCGCGTGCCGACCCACGAGGACGCCTTCGTCTGGCACCGGCTCTTCGACGACCCGCAGGTCATGGAGTACGTGGGCGGCGGTGTGTCCAGCGAGCTCTCCGTGTACGAGGAGCTGACCGCGCGCCAGCGCCGCCACGACGCGGAACTGGGCTTCTGCCTGTGGACGTTGCTGGCCCCGGACGGCGAGCCCGTCGGCCTCGCCGGGGCCCAGCCGTGGCCACGGGAGTGGGGGCCCACGGGTGAGATCGAGATCGGCTGGCGGATCGCCCGCTCGGCGTGGGGGAACGGCTACGCGACCGCGGCGGCCCGCGCGTCCCTGGACCGGCTGCGGGCGGCGGGCGTGCCGTCGGTGGTCGCCGTGATCGACGTGCGCAACGAACGGTCCATGGCGGTGGCCGCGCGCCTCGGCATGGAGCGCCAGGAGACGTACGACGTGCCCGGCGCGAACCGCCGCGCCTGCTGCTACCGCGTGGGGTTGTAG